The segment CAGACTGGTCTGAATGGTGCGGTCACCTTTGAAACCGATGGAAACTGGCTTCAGGGGAGAGGATTTGTTGGGAAGTAATACCATTTTGGGTTCAGGGTATCGGGTTCAGGGTATCGGGAAAATACAATTCTTCCAATAGTTTAGCTTTCCCGTAATGCGATAGGTTCATTCCAAAATTGTATAATTTGTGGAAAGTTGTGCTTGAAAAACCAGATCGCCATCCTGGTTGGAATTTAACCAATCTGGTTCCGGAACCGATTTCCCCCCGTCGTCATCCAGGTCTGGCCCGAGACTCCAGAACACAAGCCCGGTACCGTGGCTGTCAAGACGATATAAAAAGGGCGCCGATGAAAATGGATCTTTCGCCGGACTGGAAGCCGTAACTTGTTGGATAAGTTCAGATATATTAGTCGGCGAAGTTCTCTGTTCAATGCTCTTCTGATGAAGTGAAACAATAAAAAGACAGGCCCGAAATTCAGCCTGGATTTGCCAGGCATTCAGCAGCGACTCTTTGTCCTGAGTGGCTGGTATCGCTCGTAACAGGCTTCTCAGGTCAAGGCTTTCCGCTTTTTCCAGGAGCTGAAAGACCTGATCTTTTTTTTGAATAAAAGCCAGTGTTCGTGGAAGAAAAAAATGCCCTTCAAGTGATCGTTCAATCTCTTCCATCTTTAATTTCAACTGACTTGGTTTACCTCCGCAATGGCTGACGAATGTTCCATATTCGCCAAAGCGCCGATCAATCGCTGGTTTGGTTATGCGGGCCAAAAAACCAACGCGCTGATAGCGCATCTTTGCTGACCACGGAACCTGGGTTTGATAAAGAGACATCAGGTGGGCCTGAAGTTGAGCATACTCTGGTGATTGAAGGCGATTTTGACTGAGTAACTTCAAAATCCGATGTAACACCACTGACTGATGTTGAAAGACCTGCCCTGCGTGATACCAGGTTGTTACGAAGAACAAATCTTCCCATAAGCAATAAGCACGCAGAGCCAGTTGGATCGCCTCCATCTGTTTCCCGTCGGTTTCAGCCAGTCGAGACGCCACAATCAGCAAGTCGCTTAATTTCTCAACTTCATACGGAGGCAGTACTTGATCGTAGAATCTTTCAGTCCGGTTTTCAGGGCGACAAAAGAACTGCTGGTTCTGGGCTTTTTGAATCAATAACAACGCATCTCGATAGGCGAAAACTTCCCGGCCTGCGGCTTCGCTTTGAGAAGGTTTTGATTCTTTCAAATTGCTAATTCCATAAAAGCCTGAGCTGCCTTTCACTTGAGACTCATAGATTTCTTTTTGTTTTGTAAGGGCTTTCAGGTAGTACGGCCAGGCTTCGCCATCGTCCACATTTGAAGAAAACACAGGGCGTTTCGCACCAAAGGAAGCTGACTCAGCCATAGTGATCCGATTTCGACGGGCTATTTCCATCAGTGTTTCTCTGGCCGTTTCAGTTCGATACCGTACAGCCACTACCAAAAAGCCAATCAAAATCAGAGCAGAAAGGGAAACCCTCTTCTTCAATCGGGTTGGGGACTGCTTCATATCTTCCTCCTGAGTCAGTTCATGCAATAGCAAAAGCCAGAACTTCATTCAAAGGGCAGCATCAACCACTTTGGTGACTGGTTTTTCGTCAGTGGGTTGGTGATTTGGCAGGCGGTTTACAAATTTTCAGAAGATGTCGGCCTGAAGCAATTATGACCCAAACCGAAGTCCAAGAATTGAAGCGCTAAACGCCATCAATCCCAGACCAACCCGGAACCAGTTCCAGGCTGACCAGCGGGCTAGTTCATGTGAAAGTTCATCGGGGCTGAGTGAACCGGCGGCAAATTGCGAGTTGGCTTTTTTAAAGTAAATTTCATGCGTGGCTGTCACACACACCATGAGGACACCTGCCGTTAGTGTGGACCAACTTTTGGAACCGGCGACCAGAATGCTGGTGACGCCTGCGATAAGAGAAAGGAGCAGCGGAGCAACGGTCAGCGGTGTAAAGTACCGGTAGAGCAGGGGATGGAGTTCTCGATAAAGCGCATGAAAGCGATCTGCAGACAAACTGTGCCAGTATGGAACCAGCAGACACCCTTCGGTCAGCAACGCACCCACCAGCAGGCCAATGCCAGCCGTTGACAGGATTTGGATCAACTCGCTTGTCAGGTTCAGCAGGGGCATTTGGAAACACCTGAAAGCCACACGAGAACAAAATTGAAGTTTTACCAAATGTAGTCAGGCAAGGGCTTCATTTCAACCGAATTCCCAAAACCAGAGAGAAGATTTTCTCAGTCCACGTGATTGCCCTTGATTCTTCGTTTCAGACTTGAATACTCTCTGCCTTCCGCAAATCTTAACCTTCACTTATCACTTCATTTTTAAGTCTTTCGAAGGAGTAAACTTCCATGTCGAGTCCACTACCAAAGCGAATTTTTAATTTCAGCGCCGGCCCGGCCATCATGCCAGTGTCCGTGCTGGAGCAAATCCGTGACGAAATGATGTCGTTGCCCGGCGTCGGCATGTCCGTTCTGGAAATCAGCCATCGGTCAAAAGTGTTTGATGAAATCATTCAAACAGCCGAAGCCAAACTCCGCAGCCTGATGGGGATCCCTGACAATTACCACGTGCTGTTTTTGCAGGGCGGCGCCAGTTTGCAATTCTCAATGGTGCCGATCAACCTGCTGCCGGCCAACGGTTCTGCCGACTACATTGTAACCGGCGTCTGGTCGGAAAAGGCGGTCAAGGAAGCCAAAAAGGTCGGCACGGTGAAAACGGCTGGCACCACGAAAGCCGAGAACTTTTCGCGCATCCCGAATCAGTCAGAATTAACCCTCGACCCGGATGCCGCCTATGTGCATTTCACCTCCAACAATACAATTTTTGGAACTGAATGGCGCACCGAACCCGAAGTTGGCAACGTGCCACTGATTTGCGACGCCTCGTCTGACATTCTGAGCCGACCGGTTGATGTTTCAAAGTATGGGATGATTTATGCCGGTGCCCAGAAGAACATTGGTCCTTCAGGAGTAACGCTGGTCATTGTGCGTGATGACTTGCTGGCGAGAATTCCTGACGGGCTGCATACCATGCTGGACTACCGGACCCACGTCAAAGACAAGTCGCTCTATAACACACCCCCAACCTTTGGGATTTATGTGATTGGACTGGTAGCGAAGTGGCTGGAAGGACTGGGCGGACTGGCAGCGATGGAGAAGATGAATCAAGAAAAAGCCGGTATTCTCTATGATGCGATTGATGCCTCTGAGTTCTATCGTGGAACGGCTGACAAAAACAGCCGCTCACTGATGAATGTCTGCTTCCGTCTGCCAAGTGAAGAGCTTGAAAAAGACCTCATCAAACAGGCAACCGCCGCTGGGTTTGATGGGTTGAAAGGCCATCGGTCAGTCGGCGGTCTGCGGGCTTCGATTTACAACGCGTTCCCGAAAGAAGGTGTGGCCGCGCTGGTTGAATTTATGAAGGAATTTGAGCGGAAACATGCTTAGGAAGCCGGGTTCGGGGTTCGGGGTTCGGGGTTCGGGGTTCCGGGTTTTTGAAAGGATACTCTTTATCGTTTTTTCAAAACCCTGAACCCTGAACCCTGAACCCTGAACCCTGGTTTTCAAACCCTGAACCCTGGTTTTCAAACCCTGAACCCTGGTTTTCAACCCCAATTCTCACCGACGTGAGTCGTATCCCTTGTCAAAGCCTTCGTTGAAGCCTTTGATAAAACCACGGTCATAGTCAGTTTTGATTGGTCGCCGCCAAAGCGAGTTGCTGCGATCATTGCGGTTGCGCCGTTCACGAGCCGCTTCCTGACCTTCGGCAAATCCCATCCGGAACCCTTCGCGATATCCGCGCTCAAATTCCTGCTGGTTGACCTGGCCCTGGTCGGCGGTGCGGAAGCCTTTTTCGAAGCCTTCAGAGTAGCCCTTCGAAAACCCTTGTTCGTACTGGTTTTCCCGGCTTGCGCGGCGGGTACGGAAGGCATCATCCCGATTCCGGCCCGAGCGGGCAGCTTGCTGGCCATCCTGGAAGCCCAGTTTGTATCCATCGGCGTATCCGCGCTGAAAATCCTTGCCTGAATTGACTGGACGTTCGCGATAGCCTTTTTCAAACCCTTCGCGATACCCGCGTTCAAACGCATCGTCATAGGCTTTTTGGAATTTGTTACGCAGGTTGTTCACGGGCCGGGCGGTCCGGCGAAGTGATTCATCCCACTGGTTGCGATCAATGGCATTGC is part of the Acidobacteriota bacterium genome and harbors:
- the serC gene encoding 3-phosphoserine/phosphohydroxythreonine transaminase; translated protein: MSSPLPKRIFNFSAGPAIMPVSVLEQIRDEMMSLPGVGMSVLEISHRSKVFDEIIQTAEAKLRSLMGIPDNYHVLFLQGGASLQFSMVPINLLPANGSADYIVTGVWSEKAVKEAKKVGTVKTAGTTKAENFSRIPNQSELTLDPDAAYVHFTSNNTIFGTEWRTEPEVGNVPLICDASSDILSRPVDVSKYGMIYAGAQKNIGPSGVTLVIVRDDLLARIPDGLHTMLDYRTHVKDKSLYNTPPTFGIYVIGLVAKWLEGLGGLAAMEKMNQEKAGILYDAIDASEFYRGTADKNSRSLMNVCFRLPSEELEKDLIKQATAAGFDGLKGHRSVGGLRASIYNAFPKEGVAALVEFMKEFERKHA
- a CDS encoding DUF1772 domain-containing protein — protein: MPLLNLTSELIQILSTAGIGLLVGALLTEGCLLVPYWHSLSADRFHALYRELHPLLYRYFTPLTVAPLLLSLIAGVTSILVAGSKSWSTLTAGVLMVCVTATHEIYFKKANSQFAAGSLSPDELSHELARWSAWNWFRVGLGLMAFSASILGLRFGS